In Mytilus edulis chromosome 8, xbMytEdul2.2, whole genome shotgun sequence, the genomic window cccaaataaatatcaaataggtaaataaatatataattgtatacACGTCGTTATTTGCAGTTTCTAAATCTAAAATATGTTTCAATTTGTTGTTTGCGACGATCTTCGACTTCAACAAATATCAAGGGTAAATATATTAAAAGACACTCCTTGAATgcagatacatgtatactgtaACAAACGCAGAAGGTTGTCTAGCCCCTTGAATGTGTGTAACTTTAAGTGATTTCGTTGTATTCGTTTCAACAAAATAATTAAGCCGTCTTCTCTATtttagatttcttttttcagatttGAGCGTTCCTGAAAGTTCTCACGACATTCTTCTGGTAGAACCGAGAGTGAAGGAAGAAGAAGTAGAAGTCGAATCTGAGGCTTCAAATTTACCAGCAGTGGTATCGTGCGATAAATCACCGACCTATCTTTCAAGGGCCATAAGCAAGGTCATTACAGTGGACTCGGTAACTGGAGCCATTGAAAATAAGACCTCGTCGGTAAACACTTTCATTAAGGCAGAGATACCAGATCCGGAACTTGACGCTGAAGTAGCCTATCATACTGACAGGTCACTTTCTAGTACCACACATGACAATAGTACATGCTCTAGACCTATAAGCATATCCTCGGTGGAAAGCTCCGGAAGTCAAGTTTACCATAGCAACACGTACAGTGATATCTCAGAATCGAGTTTTCAAGAACATATTCAAGGAAGGATTGCACCATTATCGCTTCCCCTGATAACTCCTCATCAGCCATTACCTCCCTTTGCTTCTCTGGCTTACAACGTTTTTATATCATCTAGACAAACAATGGGTGAAACATTACAGGAGACAGTTACCATGGATACACAACCAACAACAGTAATGAAACTTCCTCTTCGATTTCCATTAAACAATAATCAGGATCAGTGCTCATATAAAAATGAAAGACTTACAGATGATAATCAAAAGTGTGTGAACGAACAAATAAAAGACACGAGAGTGAAATTAGCGGAAGAAAAAAGTGAGGAGAAATCCGAAActtcagaacaaaaacaaatcaaagacaatttaaaagaaacaataaaaagTGCTCCCAAAATATGGAACCCTTTCCATCATGTATCTAcaccaaaaacaaacaaagtgCTTCCTGTTTCACCTGTTTTTAACTCTCCTGTTAGTCATATTGTAAATAATTTGAGAAGTCCATATTTGCCTCCACCTGTTGTTAATTATGCTGCTCCACTTATTGCAAATTCATATCGTCATTCAGAAAGACTGGGTTCACCTCAGATGAGAACACCAGAAGCACGTATTTCAGAAGCTGAAAGATGTTACAACTACTCGTACAGTACTGGGTCCCCGTTCTTACGGGAACCAGGAAGTTCCTTTCAAACGGTTCCACAGATAAACGCTTCTCAGAATTTAAATTCTGGTTTCTCACCAAGAATACCTAGTCCATTTTTACAGTACAGGACCCATTGCACGCCCGAATCTTATTCTTCAAGTACAGTGCAACCTTCGAGAACCTCAACTCCTAGCATAACGCCACATCCGACAACGCCAATTCATCGAATTACTCCAATTTCGTCAACACCGATTCGTTCAATACCAGAAGCTCATATGTCAAATGCACAGAAACGTCCTTGTACACCAGTGTCTGAAACACCAAAACGACAACGTATAGACAATGTTCCATTCCAAATATATAAGGAAAGTCCGACGCAAAGTTTTGACCATTGTTTTCAGAATTTGCCGTACCGATGTTCTAGCACACCAGTCATTACAAACAATGCTAGTCAAAACCAGGAGAATTCTTCGGTGAACAGAACACCAGTCACTCATCTGCAACAGAGGGCAGCACTGCAGCATGGGTCTCCTATTCTGACACCATCGTCTATCTCCAAAGAAAATATACCAAACCAGGGTTCCAAAGACGGAGTTTTGAAAGTCGTAAAGGTATGCATACATTTGTGTTCTATATATTTAAACGGTGAAAATAATAATAGTTTAAGtaagaaaattatagaaaattttCTCAAATTGTTCTTCAATCTTCTAGGACCGTTTTTTTTCCGGAACCCTTCCATATAATTTCATAAGGGTCAATTTAAGTGGATTTTAGGGAATTCAAACACGAATCAATCTTTTAAACTTAAAGAGtgttaaattgaatgaatataAACGCGAAAtatgtaaaatacaaaaattgaCTCGTTTCCACCAAAACCACTGaaatattgtataaatacaaTCTCTTTTATTCTAGTTGCAAATATGTATGACATTGTTTTATGGCAACATGACTTGattcaatttttatataattttagacACAGCAGACGCCTCAGAAATTTGAAGTGATAAATGGAGGTTACGGAATAAAAAACCCGTCATTTGTGCCGCCAAAACCTGCTGATATCACAAATATACAACAAGGTATGCACTTGTAAGAtatacaaaagacaaaaaatgttaTCCATGGGGCATCACTCCATGTCTACAACACTTTCAGTCACCAGGTGACGTTGTTTAGTACTTGGCACGCGCCGCAAACTGAGACTGAAGTGTGTCGTATTTTAAATAGACAATTTAGCCGTCACAGTTTCGCGCTGTTTTCTTATCTTAAGATGCCTGAGTAAAGACCATATGTTCACATTTTACTTCATAATTAAACATTTCCTTgtcattatttaaatgtttgattAAAAATGACTAAATCGTTAAAAGTTGCCACTTGACAAATTTCATTATGATTTAACTTTATTTACAAATCTGTAAAATGTCAATAAAGATCAataaaattcttttcacaaagaTTAATGTGCGATACTGGTCGTAGGTAAGCAGGTTACAAATTGTACAATTATACAATAGAGTGAATGGTGTCCATTTCAATTCaattatgtaaaatttaaataCGCCTTGTAGGATGTGAACTTTATATAACTTGACATTAGTTCAGTATTGGATAGTGTATTGGCACTttacaataaaacattttcatttctttttttaaagatctaaaaTACGCTAAATatctttaatattaattttagtaAACTACTAGACATTATATTTTTACtctcatatcggggccttttggAGTCGAGTTTCCAGTATGGGGTTTTCTATTTGTTGAAGTCCATACGGTTGCCTGTAATCTCCCAATACCACTTTATTTTCACtctattgtaaatttttttttttactgccaTTCGTAGAGGCCAAAAGCGGGCGCAGAAGCGACTACATTTTTAGTTCAAATTTATTAATGTAGAAAATTTCGTGAAAGTACTAGAATCCACGAACACATATCGCGTTATGATTCCATTTGTGTATGCACATCGATATGGTAAATTTTAGTGATATTCAGAAATACTTCCACTTgtatataaaatgtttatttatctttACAGACGAAAACGGAAAAGGAAGCTTTATGTGCAAAGTTTGCGGTAAAGAATTTACCATACAACGGTTGCTGAACCGCCATCTTAAATGTCATAGCGAGGCTAAAAGATACTTGTGCACGTTTTGTGGGAAAGGTTTCAACGACACTTTCGACTTGAAACGACATACTCGTATTCATACAGGTACGTCTagtaataaatatttgatattcattaatCATAACAACTACTTTCTTCAAATAATCAGTTGTATTGTTGTCAAACATCCGAACTGTGCTTCACTGAGGTGTTCTAATATAATATCTGTTTAAGCACGTTCGTACAAAATCGTGTATTATAGCATCAGTTCtcgtaaaataaaataaatctagaACACTTACAATTTCATAGAACTAACACTTTTCGGAtcagcaaaatatatttttgaagagTATGCAGGTTCTGCGTCTGTAATCATCTACAACCAATAAGTCGGCATTTTAAAAAGGAATACGAACTGTTGcttaatgataataataaatacattcatGTGTACtcttttatttgaaattgttaaaCATACGCAATAAAACACTGGTCAATAAAACGAGTAGCCTTATACTTTACCAAAGTAACTCTCTTTAACGACTTATTAAATGATTGTTGTTTTCATATGAGGTTTACGTGTCAAAGTATCCATCGCCGCTATGTAGCCTTTTGTGCTGTTGTGGCGTTGAACAAACACCAATCAATGTTTACATCGCCGTGATTTTAGATTTTTGCGCTGGTGCGGCGTAGAGCAAACACcaatcaaacaaagtttacatCGCCGCGATGTAGCTATATGCGCTGGTGCGGCGTAAATTAAACATCAACCAACCAAAGTTCACATCGCCGTGGTATAGCCTTCTGCGCTATTGCGGCGAAGAGAAAACGCCAATCCATCAAAGTTTTCATCGCGCGATATTGCCTTTTTGCGCTAGTGCGGCGTAATGCAAACACAAATCATCCAAATTCATATGAGGTTTACGTGTCAAAGTATCCATCGCCGCTATGTAGCCTTTCTTTTGCGCTGTTGTGGCGTTGAACAAACACCAATCAAAGTTTACATCGCCGTGATTTAGCTTTTTGCGCTGGTGCGGCGTAGAGGAAACACCCATCAAACAAAGTTTACATCGCCGCGATGTAGCTATATGCGCTGGTGTGGCGTAAATCAAACATCAACCAATCAAAGTTTACATCGCCGTGGTATAGCCTTTTGCGCTATTGCGGCGAAGAGCAAACGCCAATCCATCAAAGTTTTCATCCCCGCGATATAAACTTTTTCGCTAGGGCGGCGTAAAGCAAACACAAATC contains:
- the LOC139485709 gene encoding uncharacterized protein → MPRTFLVRRTALQFETPSSTESEDDSEINSTELHVNHNNKDLSVPESSHDILLVEPRVKEEEVEVESEASNLPAVVSCDKSPTYLSRAISKVITVDSVTGAIENKTSSVNTFIKAEIPDPELDAEVAYHTDRSLSSTTHDNSTCSRPISISSVESSGSQVYHSNTYSDISESSFQEHIQGRIAPLSLPLITPHQPLPPFASLAYNVFISSRQTMGETLQETVTMDTQPTTVMKLPLRFPLNNNQDQCSYKNERLTDDNQKCVNEQIKDTRVKLAEEKSEEKSETSEQKQIKDNLKETIKSAPKIWNPFHHVSTPKTNKVLPVSPVFNSPVSHIVNNLRSPYLPPPVVNYAAPLIANSYRHSERLGSPQMRTPEARISEAERCYNYSYSTGSPFLREPGSSFQTVPQINASQNLNSGFSPRIPSPFLQYRTHCTPESYSSSTVQPSRTSTPSITPHPTTPIHRITPISSTPIRSIPEAHMSNAQKRPCTPVSETPKRQRIDNVPFQIYKESPTQSFDHCFQNLPYRCSSTPVITNNASQNQENSSVNRTPVTHLQQRAALQHGSPILTPSSISKENIPNQGSKDGVLKVVKTQQTPQKFEVINGGYGIKNPSFVPPKPADITNIQQDENGKGSFMCKVCGKEFTIQRLLNRHLKCHSEAKRYLCTFCGKGFNDTFDLKRHTRIHTGVKPYKCEHCEKAFTQRCSLESHSRKVHSMELSFGYKQRRNKTYVCEDCGHSTTDPEVHFKHLKDHHPNCPALSKPHDKRHFKFQANGRPAGSPLRLRH